Proteins co-encoded in one Setaria viridis chromosome 9, Setaria_viridis_v4.0, whole genome shotgun sequence genomic window:
- the LOC117837498 gene encoding wings apart-like protein 2 isoform X2 encodes MIVRTYGRRSRSFSDGGGGVSSSQDAFDFDAEDDVLGSSASQPLPPPPSQESSSMWEFDEDPPPSPPQPRPEARRRGGPRRGRGGGWELAEPPAAAPTATLMEAEEYGEMMESVDEVMFALDGIRPAAQKRTRRASLLALLGICASAERRRVLRAQGLLQQIIDAILILDIDDPPCAIGAGALLFVLASDVQDNNLLDSETCVHFLLKLLNPPVNVVDAKTSSIGSKLLGISKFQMLNGPNKDTDSSSEDILSKVEEILLSCKEIKPLDRDGRRTARPELCSKWLALLTMEKACLSAVALEETSDMVTRVGGSFKETLRQSGGLDNIFNIMVNCHSELERLVKDTSTTAVELKEGTPLQSAALLLKCFKILENATFLSDNNKSHLLRMSHKLSPKCSLPFIGVVINTIELLSALSLLQNSSSVSRKADSKSSKVSNGGCSDSRGAALLNRHGKCKNSTNKNLLLNQRRQNCLSSKLEVSHITISSSSDACHSQRTRDCSPSISSNGASSGSFVERRSNGIGLKLNVRKDRSKANPIRGSSGWISIKAQTSDVNSRELAKKRRLSENADTGLSNGGDDPFAFDDVDQEPSSWDLFGPKQKSPQKRAKQANGKVLDNCGTAVIQSPESCQPEDIFESGATSDSKAEGESSLLEDCLLASVKVLMNLANDNPSGCEHIASCGGINTMASLIIKHFPSFDFSMNKNNQLKESVSSCQDVNVNKDLSSYQNSKAQQVKAKQLRDHELDFLVAILGLLVNLVEKDSLNRVRLANARVSVNTSQNQDSEGAQRDVIPLLCSIFLASQGAGETAEAISPDDEESLLQGAREAEMMIVEAYAALVLAFLSTESMKVREAITSCLPDNSLKILVPVLEKFVTFHLQLNMMSRETHSSVTEVIERCRLS; translated from the exons ATGATCGTGCGCACGTACGGGCGCAGATCCCGCTCCTTCtccgacggcgggggcggggtcTCGTCCTCGCAGGACGCGTTCGACTTCGACGCCGAGGACGACGTGCTGGGGTCGTCGGCCTCGCAGCcgctcccgcccccgccgtcgcagGAGTCCTCCTCGATGTGGGAATTCGACGAGGACCCGCCCCCGTCCCCGCCGCAGCCCCGgccggaggcgaggcggcgcggggggcCAAGAAGAggtcgaggaggagggtggGAGCTCGCGGagccccccgcggcggcgccgaccgcgACGCtgatggaggcggaggagtaCGGGGAGATGATGGAGAGCGTGGACGAGGTCATGTTCGCGCTCGACGGCATCCGCCCCGCCGCGCAGAAGCGGACGCGCCGGGCTAGCCTGCTCGCGCTGCTTGGGATCTGCGCCtccgccgagcgccgccgcgtgctCCGGGCCCAGGG ATTGCTACAGCAAATTATTGATGCTATTTTGATTCTGGACATTGATGATCCTCCCTGCGCTATTGGTGCTGGAGCTCTTTTATTTGTTTTGGCAAGTGAT GTCCAGGACAATAATTTGCTGGATTCAGAAACCTGTGTCCATTTCCTTCTTAAATTATTAAACCCTCCAGTGAACGTGGTTGATGCCAAAACGTCATCAATAGGTTCCAAACTTCTTGGAATCAGTAAATTTCAAATGCTCAATGGCCCAAATAAGGATACTGACTCTAGTTCAGAGGACATACTTTCCAAAGTTGAAGAAATCCTCTTAAGCTGCAAAGAGATCAAGCCACTAGACAGGGATGGCAGGAGAACAGCAAGGCCAGAACTGTGTTCAAAGTGGCTCGCATTGTTGACAATGGAAAAGGCTTGCTTGTCTGCTGTTGCATTAGAGG AGACATCTGACATGGTAACCAGAGTTGGAGGAAGTTTCAAAGAAACATTAAGGCAGTCAGGTGGTCTTGATAATATCTTTAATATTATGGTTAATTGTCATTCAGAATTGGAG AGACTTGTAAAGGATACCTCCACTACGGCTGTGGAGCTTAAGGAAGGAACACCTTTGCAAAGTGCCGCACTCCTCTTGAAATGTTTTAAAATTTTGGAAAATGCCACATTTCTAAGCGACAATAACAAG AGCCATTTGCTCCGCATGAGTCATAAATTGAGCCCTAAATGCTCACTTCCTTTTATTGGTGTTGTTATCAATACTATTGAATTACTATCAG CTCTTTCTCTCCTTCAGAACTCTTCCAGTGTTTCCAGAAAGGCAGATTCAAAATCTTCTAAAGTATCCAATGGGGGCTGCTCTG ACAGTAGAGGTGCAGCTCTACTGAATCGTCATGGCAAGTGCAAGAACTCAACGAATAAAAACCTTTTGCTGAATCAAAGGCGCCAAAATTGCTTGTCCTCCAAATTGGAAGTTTCTCATATTACTATCTCTTCTAGTAGTGATGCCTGTCACTCACAAAGGACGCGGGATTGTTCTCCATCAATTTCGAGCAATGGGGCATCAAGTGGGTCATTTGTCGAGAGACGCAGCAACGGTATTGGTTTGAAGCTGAATGTAAGAAAGGATCGTTCTAAAGCTAATCCAATCAGAGGCTCAAGTGGTTGGATTTCTATAAAAGCACAAACTTCTGATGTGAACTCCAGAGAACTGGCAAAAAAGCGCCGTCTATCTGAAAATGCGGATACAGGTCTGAGCAATGGTGGTGATGATCCATTTGCATTTGATGATGTTGATCAAGAACCATCAAGTTGGGATCTATTTGGTCCAAAACAAAAATCACCACAGAAACGAGCAAAACAAGCTAATGGAAAAGTGCTGGACAATTGTGGGACTGCAGTAATTCAAAGTCCTGAATCATGTCAACCTGAAGATATTTTTGAGTCAGGTGCAACATCTGATTCTAAGGCTGAAGGCGAGTCCAGCCTTTTGGAAGATTGCCTTTTGGCATCGGTTAAG GTTCTAATGAACTTGGCAAATGACAACCCATCTGGTTGTGAACATATTGCGTCATGTGGTGGAATTAATACCATGGCCTCCTTGATCATTAAGCATTTCCCATCATTTGATTTCTCCATGAACAAGAACAATCAACTGAAAGAAAGTGTGTCCTCTTGCCAAGATGTCAATGTTAACAAAGATCTGTCGTCTTACCAGAACAGCAAGGCACAACAAGTCAAAGCTAAGCAATTGCGAGACCATGAACTTGATTTTCTGGTTGCCATATTGGGGTTGCTTGTCAACCTTGTGGAGAAAGATAGCCTTAATAG GGTACGGCTTGCAAATGCCCGTGTTTCTGTCAATACATCTCAAAATCAAGATAGCGAAGGGGCACAGAGGGATGTCATACCCCTGCTCTGTTCAATATTCTTAGCGAGTCAAGGTGCAGGGGAAACTGCTGAAGCTATATCACCG GATGATGAAGAATCCCTGTTGCAAGGAGCTCGCGAAGCTGAAATGATGATTGTGGAGGCCTATGCGGCACTTGTGCTCGCCTTTCTTTCAACGGAAAG TATGAAGGTTCGAGAAGCCATTACCAGTTGCCTTCCGGACAACAGCTTGAAGATTCTTGTACCTGTGCTGGAGAAATTTGTG ACATTTCATCTGCAGCTCAACATGATGTCACGGGAGACACATTCATCTGTCACTGAAGTCATCGAAAGATGCAGACTATCATAG
- the LOC117837498 gene encoding wings apart-like protein 2 isoform X1: MIVRTYGRRSRSFSDGGGGVSSSQDAFDFDAEDDVLGSSASQPLPPPPSQESSSMWEFDEDPPPSPPQPRPEARRRGGPRRGRGGGWELAEPPAAAPTATLMEAEEYGEMMESVDEVMFALDGIRPAAQKRTRRASLLALLGICASAERRRVLRAQGLLQQIIDAILILDIDDPPCAIGAGALLFVLASDVQDNNLLDSETCVHFLLKLLNPPVNVVDAKTSSIGSKLLGISKFQMLNGPNKDTDSSSEDILSKVEEILLSCKEIKPLDRDGRRTARPELCSKWLALLTMEKACLSAVALEETSDMVTRVGGSFKETLRQSGGLDNIFNIMVNCHSELERLVKDTSTTAVELKEGTPLQSAALLLKCFKILENATFLSDNNKSHLLRMSHKLSPKCSLPFIGVVINTIELLSALSLLQNSSSVSRKADSKSSKVSNGGCSADSRGAALLNRHGKCKNSTNKNLLLNQRRQNCLSSKLEVSHITISSSSDACHSQRTRDCSPSISSNGASSGSFVERRSNGIGLKLNVRKDRSKANPIRGSSGWISIKAQTSDVNSRELAKKRRLSENADTGLSNGGDDPFAFDDVDQEPSSWDLFGPKQKSPQKRAKQANGKVLDNCGTAVIQSPESCQPEDIFESGATSDSKAEGESSLLEDCLLASVKVLMNLANDNPSGCEHIASCGGINTMASLIIKHFPSFDFSMNKNNQLKESVSSCQDVNVNKDLSSYQNSKAQQVKAKQLRDHELDFLVAILGLLVNLVEKDSLNRVRLANARVSVNTSQNQDSEGAQRDVIPLLCSIFLASQGAGETAEAISPDDEESLLQGAREAEMMIVEAYAALVLAFLSTESMKVREAITSCLPDNSLKILVPVLEKFVTFHLQLNMMSRETHSSVTEVIERCRLS; the protein is encoded by the exons ATGATCGTGCGCACGTACGGGCGCAGATCCCGCTCCTTCtccgacggcgggggcggggtcTCGTCCTCGCAGGACGCGTTCGACTTCGACGCCGAGGACGACGTGCTGGGGTCGTCGGCCTCGCAGCcgctcccgcccccgccgtcgcagGAGTCCTCCTCGATGTGGGAATTCGACGAGGACCCGCCCCCGTCCCCGCCGCAGCCCCGgccggaggcgaggcggcgcggggggcCAAGAAGAggtcgaggaggagggtggGAGCTCGCGGagccccccgcggcggcgccgaccgcgACGCtgatggaggcggaggagtaCGGGGAGATGATGGAGAGCGTGGACGAGGTCATGTTCGCGCTCGACGGCATCCGCCCCGCCGCGCAGAAGCGGACGCGCCGGGCTAGCCTGCTCGCGCTGCTTGGGATCTGCGCCtccgccgagcgccgccgcgtgctCCGGGCCCAGGG ATTGCTACAGCAAATTATTGATGCTATTTTGATTCTGGACATTGATGATCCTCCCTGCGCTATTGGTGCTGGAGCTCTTTTATTTGTTTTGGCAAGTGAT GTCCAGGACAATAATTTGCTGGATTCAGAAACCTGTGTCCATTTCCTTCTTAAATTATTAAACCCTCCAGTGAACGTGGTTGATGCCAAAACGTCATCAATAGGTTCCAAACTTCTTGGAATCAGTAAATTTCAAATGCTCAATGGCCCAAATAAGGATACTGACTCTAGTTCAGAGGACATACTTTCCAAAGTTGAAGAAATCCTCTTAAGCTGCAAAGAGATCAAGCCACTAGACAGGGATGGCAGGAGAACAGCAAGGCCAGAACTGTGTTCAAAGTGGCTCGCATTGTTGACAATGGAAAAGGCTTGCTTGTCTGCTGTTGCATTAGAGG AGACATCTGACATGGTAACCAGAGTTGGAGGAAGTTTCAAAGAAACATTAAGGCAGTCAGGTGGTCTTGATAATATCTTTAATATTATGGTTAATTGTCATTCAGAATTGGAG AGACTTGTAAAGGATACCTCCACTACGGCTGTGGAGCTTAAGGAAGGAACACCTTTGCAAAGTGCCGCACTCCTCTTGAAATGTTTTAAAATTTTGGAAAATGCCACATTTCTAAGCGACAATAACAAG AGCCATTTGCTCCGCATGAGTCATAAATTGAGCCCTAAATGCTCACTTCCTTTTATTGGTGTTGTTATCAATACTATTGAATTACTATCAG CTCTTTCTCTCCTTCAGAACTCTTCCAGTGTTTCCAGAAAGGCAGATTCAAAATCTTCTAAAGTATCCAATGGGGGCTGCTCTG CAGACAGTAGAGGTGCAGCTCTACTGAATCGTCATGGCAAGTGCAAGAACTCAACGAATAAAAACCTTTTGCTGAATCAAAGGCGCCAAAATTGCTTGTCCTCCAAATTGGAAGTTTCTCATATTACTATCTCTTCTAGTAGTGATGCCTGTCACTCACAAAGGACGCGGGATTGTTCTCCATCAATTTCGAGCAATGGGGCATCAAGTGGGTCATTTGTCGAGAGACGCAGCAACGGTATTGGTTTGAAGCTGAATGTAAGAAAGGATCGTTCTAAAGCTAATCCAATCAGAGGCTCAAGTGGTTGGATTTCTATAAAAGCACAAACTTCTGATGTGAACTCCAGAGAACTGGCAAAAAAGCGCCGTCTATCTGAAAATGCGGATACAGGTCTGAGCAATGGTGGTGATGATCCATTTGCATTTGATGATGTTGATCAAGAACCATCAAGTTGGGATCTATTTGGTCCAAAACAAAAATCACCACAGAAACGAGCAAAACAAGCTAATGGAAAAGTGCTGGACAATTGTGGGACTGCAGTAATTCAAAGTCCTGAATCATGTCAACCTGAAGATATTTTTGAGTCAGGTGCAACATCTGATTCTAAGGCTGAAGGCGAGTCCAGCCTTTTGGAAGATTGCCTTTTGGCATCGGTTAAG GTTCTAATGAACTTGGCAAATGACAACCCATCTGGTTGTGAACATATTGCGTCATGTGGTGGAATTAATACCATGGCCTCCTTGATCATTAAGCATTTCCCATCATTTGATTTCTCCATGAACAAGAACAATCAACTGAAAGAAAGTGTGTCCTCTTGCCAAGATGTCAATGTTAACAAAGATCTGTCGTCTTACCAGAACAGCAAGGCACAACAAGTCAAAGCTAAGCAATTGCGAGACCATGAACTTGATTTTCTGGTTGCCATATTGGGGTTGCTTGTCAACCTTGTGGAGAAAGATAGCCTTAATAG GGTACGGCTTGCAAATGCCCGTGTTTCTGTCAATACATCTCAAAATCAAGATAGCGAAGGGGCACAGAGGGATGTCATACCCCTGCTCTGTTCAATATTCTTAGCGAGTCAAGGTGCAGGGGAAACTGCTGAAGCTATATCACCG GATGATGAAGAATCCCTGTTGCAAGGAGCTCGCGAAGCTGAAATGATGATTGTGGAGGCCTATGCGGCACTTGTGCTCGCCTTTCTTTCAACGGAAAG TATGAAGGTTCGAGAAGCCATTACCAGTTGCCTTCCGGACAACAGCTTGAAGATTCTTGTACCTGTGCTGGAGAAATTTGTG ACATTTCATCTGCAGCTCAACATGATGTCACGGGAGACACATTCATCTGTCACTGAAGTCATCGAAAGATGCAGACTATCATAG